In one Candidatus Hydrogenedentota bacterium genomic region, the following are encoded:
- a CDS encoding VWA domain-containing protein yields the protein MSNWWDHLPLLNTFGMRFAYPWALLLLALVPYTIYLGRRVRTLSQSRKWISIALRCLVLLCLIAALAGAELIRFNDKLAVFFLLDQSDSVPAARRAEAERAVQTLCDAYMTSKDEAGVIVFGEYPSIELAVGPKPALESVQSEVGGEQTDLAAALRLAIAASPQGYMRRIVAFTDGNETHGSVMEEIKLANAIGASVDFVPLDIGGQSEVRIAEVSAPNRVNASEPFKVQVTVHADQDCEATLRLYQKVKDGTVMLPPAQVHLQKGENAFLLPQELVTPGFYEYEAVVESASDTVTANNEGRAFTVIYGQPKVLYLEADPEHSARLGEALAAEGLQVDRADFGSMPTTLAQMQNYDALVLSNVSATDLSSDQLKSFEVMVRDMGIGLVMVGGPDTFGAGGYFETPVERALPVSMDLKQRRVMPQGALVLVLDKSGSMSGEKVQLAKAAAIASVKLLSEQDYVGVVAFDSEPYWVVDVQEARNRSAIIRAIEGIGPGGGTDIYPALVQGYDALLRATASLRHIVLLTDGQSQGGDYPAVLQAMNEASITVSTVAIGDGADVQLLQAIAGSGNGRFYYTQNPYDVPQILTKEAAVVKKGMLIEKQFTPQVQYDSEILRGLSSDAMPDLLGYVATTPKDNAIVSLVSHEGDPVLAQWRYGLGKSVAYTSDVTTRWAPRWLEWDGFGRFWSQAVRWSMRETSPSNFRVETSIKDGKGYLKIDAVNDQGQYVNFLKPKGVVTGPPPDFARQDIAIAQTAPGIYEGTFPLGNRGVYMINMTYTREDGSQGMIPAGLALNYSKEYEHNTTNLPLLERLAAVGGGRVAKPTDNPFEHNLPKQRSIMPIWPYLAAAGACLFPVEIFVRRVVFNVASVFAWAIALLRRLPGLARVIPQPTQKRTQLTGAYGTMTAPSTSFVYVASGTFSLEGQEAVAAMHTPVNAPVADGGGVTVTADEMKAKGRSDYTRQLLEAKDRALDKRKRKR from the coding sequence GTGAGCAACTGGTGGGACCATCTGCCGCTGTTGAACACGTTTGGGATGCGTTTTGCGTATCCATGGGCACTGCTGCTTCTCGCGCTGGTTCCGTACACGATATATCTGGGCCGGCGCGTGCGTACGCTTTCGCAATCGCGCAAGTGGATTTCGATCGCGTTGCGATGTCTCGTGCTGTTGTGCCTCATTGCCGCGCTGGCCGGCGCGGAACTCATTCGATTCAATGACAAACTAGCAGTGTTCTTTCTGCTTGACCAGTCCGACAGCGTGCCCGCGGCGCGACGGGCCGAAGCGGAACGGGCCGTGCAGACGCTTTGCGACGCATATATGACGTCAAAAGACGAGGCGGGCGTGATCGTGTTCGGCGAGTACCCGAGCATCGAACTTGCGGTGGGCCCCAAGCCGGCGCTCGAATCGGTCCAGTCGGAAGTTGGCGGGGAACAGACCGACCTGGCCGCTGCGTTGCGGCTCGCCATTGCCGCGTCACCGCAAGGGTATATGCGCCGCATTGTCGCATTCACAGACGGCAACGAGACGCACGGTTCCGTGATGGAGGAGATCAAACTTGCCAACGCGATTGGGGCGTCGGTGGATTTCGTGCCGCTCGATATCGGAGGACAGAGCGAGGTTCGCATCGCCGAAGTGTCCGCGCCAAACCGTGTGAACGCGAGCGAGCCGTTCAAAGTGCAGGTGACGGTGCACGCCGACCAGGACTGCGAGGCGACGCTGCGACTGTATCAAAAGGTCAAGGACGGGACGGTGATGCTGCCGCCCGCGCAGGTGCACCTGCAAAAGGGAGAGAACGCGTTTCTCTTGCCGCAGGAACTTGTGACGCCGGGATTCTATGAATATGAGGCCGTCGTCGAATCGGCGAGTGACACGGTTACGGCGAATAACGAAGGCCGCGCGTTCACAGTGATATATGGCCAGCCGAAGGTGCTGTACCTAGAGGCCGATCCCGAGCACAGCGCGCGATTGGGCGAAGCGCTGGCCGCGGAAGGGCTGCAAGTCGATCGCGCGGATTTCGGATCGATGCCGACGACGCTCGCGCAAATGCAGAACTACGACGCATTGGTCCTGTCTAACGTGAGCGCGACCGATCTGTCCAGCGATCAATTGAAATCGTTCGAGGTGATGGTTCGCGATATGGGAATTGGGCTGGTGATGGTCGGCGGGCCGGACACATTTGGCGCGGGGGGATATTTTGAGACGCCGGTGGAGCGCGCGCTTCCCGTGAGCATGGATCTGAAGCAGCGCAGAGTGATGCCGCAGGGCGCGCTCGTGCTGGTGCTTGACAAGTCGGGCAGTATGTCCGGCGAAAAGGTGCAATTGGCGAAGGCCGCGGCGATTGCGTCCGTGAAGCTGCTGAGTGAACAGGATTACGTGGGCGTCGTTGCATTCGACAGCGAACCGTATTGGGTCGTGGACGTGCAGGAAGCGCGAAACCGGTCGGCGATTATCCGAGCAATCGAAGGGATTGGGCCGGGCGGCGGAACGGACATATATCCCGCGCTGGTGCAGGGCTACGACGCGCTGTTGCGGGCGACGGCCTCGTTAAGGCACATCGTGTTGCTGACGGATGGACAGTCGCAAGGCGGAGACTATCCGGCCGTGTTGCAGGCGATGAACGAGGCGTCGATCACGGTCTCGACCGTTGCGATTGGCGACGGGGCGGACGTGCAATTGCTCCAGGCGATTGCGGGTTCCGGCAACGGCCGCTTCTACTACACGCAAAACCCCTACGACGTCCCGCAGATTCTCACCAAGGAGGCGGCGGTCGTGAAGAAGGGAATGCTGATCGAGAAGCAGTTCACACCGCAGGTGCAGTACGATTCGGAAATCTTGCGCGGCCTTTCGTCGGACGCGATGCCGGACCTGCTGGGCTACGTGGCGACCACGCCGAAGGACAATGCGATCGTTTCGCTGGTGTCGCACGAGGGCGATCCGGTGTTGGCGCAGTGGCGGTATGGCCTGGGCAAGTCAGTGGCATATACATCGGACGTGACGACGCGCTGGGCGCCACGCTGGCTCGAGTGGGACGGATTCGGCCGGTTTTGGTCGCAGGCGGTCCGGTGGTCCATGCGCGAGACCTCGCCGTCGAACTTTCGCGTCGAGACGTCGATCAAAGACGGCAAAGGATACCTGAAGATTGACGCGGTAAACGATCAGGGACAATACGTCAACTTTCTGAAGCCGAAAGGCGTGGTGACGGGACCGCCGCCGGACTTTGCGCGACAAGACATTGCGATCGCGCAGACAGCGCCGGGAATCTACGAAGGCACGTTTCCGCTCGGCAATCGTGGCGTGTACATGATCAACATGACGTACACGCGCGAAGACGGTTCGCAGGGGATGATCCCCGCGGGCCTCGCCTTGAACTACTCGAAAGAATACGAACACAACACGACGAACCTGCCGTTGCTCGAACGGCTTGCGGCAGTTGGCGGCGGGCGCGTCGCCAAACCGACCGATAACCCGTTCGAGCACAACCTTCCGAAGCAGCGGTCGATCATGCCGATCTGGCCGTACCTCGCCGCTGCGGGCGCATGCCTGTTTCCCGTCGAGATATTTGTGCGACGTGTCGTATTCAACGTTGCGTCCGTTTTCGCATGGGCAATTGCGCTGTTGCGCCGGCTGCCCGGATTGGCCCGAGTGATTCCGCAACCCACACAAAAACGGACGCAACTCACCGGCGCCTACGGCACAATGACCGCGCCCTCGACGAGTTTTGTGTACGTTGCGTCGGGAACTTTTTCCCTGGAAGGACAAGAGGCTGTCGCCGCGATGCATACGCCGGTAAACGCCCCCGTCGCGGACGGCGGCGGAGTTACGGTGACGGCGGACGAGATGAAGGCGAAGGGCCGCTCGGATTACACGCGACAATTGTTGGAAGCCAAGGACCGCGCGCTGGACAAACGAAAACGAAAGCGATAG
- a CDS encoding AAA family ATPase, with the protein MDVVKAAEDFRQDFQRLHDEIAKVIVGGETIIDGVLTCLFAGGHCLLEGVPGLGKTLLVRTLSEALSLNFSRIQFTPDLMPADIIGTNIIAEDDAGHREFRFRPGPIFANIVLADEINRATPKTQSALLEAMQEHTVTVARHIHKLEEPFFVMATQNPIEMEGTYTLPEAQLDRFFYKLLVDYPGEQDLMKILDRTTVRDVAHGTSVMDAASIANWQGLVRDVAAAPQIVNYAVRLVLATQPAKQHSTELVNKYVRFGSSPRGAQALMLGGKVSALRSGRYNVGFDDIRVAALPALRHRIILNFEAEADGVTSDQIVADLLTKTDTAAKVA; encoded by the coding sequence ATGGACGTAGTGAAAGCCGCCGAGGATTTTCGACAGGACTTTCAACGCCTGCACGACGAGATCGCAAAGGTGATTGTCGGCGGAGAGACGATAATCGACGGCGTGCTCACGTGCCTGTTCGCGGGCGGGCACTGCCTGCTCGAGGGCGTGCCGGGACTTGGAAAGACGCTGCTCGTACGGACGTTGAGCGAGGCGTTGAGCCTGAATTTTTCGCGCATTCAATTCACGCCCGACCTGATGCCCGCGGACATCATCGGCACGAATATCATCGCGGAAGACGATGCGGGACACCGCGAATTCCGTTTTCGCCCTGGGCCGATTTTCGCGAACATCGTTCTCGCGGACGAAATCAACCGTGCGACGCCGAAGACGCAGTCCGCACTGCTCGAAGCGATGCAGGAGCATACGGTGACCGTGGCACGGCACATTCACAAACTCGAAGAGCCATTCTTCGTGATGGCGACACAGAACCCGATCGAAATGGAAGGGACCTACACGTTGCCCGAGGCGCAACTCGATCGGTTCTTCTATAAGCTGCTCGTCGATTATCCCGGCGAACAGGACCTGATGAAGATACTCGACCGCACGACGGTGCGCGACGTGGCCCACGGCACTTCCGTGATGGACGCCGCATCCATCGCCAACTGGCAGGGACTCGTGCGCGACGTGGCCGCCGCGCCGCAGATAGTGAACTACGCCGTGCGGCTGGTGCTTGCCACGCAGCCGGCAAAGCAACATTCGACCGAATTGGTGAACAAGTACGTGCGGTTCGGCTCCAGCCCGCGCGGCGCCCAGGCGCTCATGCTCGGCGGAAAAGTCAGTGCACTGCGCTCCGGACGGTATAACGTCGGGTTTGACGATATCCGCGTCGCGGCGTTGCCCGCGCTGAGGCATCGGATCATCCTGAACTTCGAAGCAGAAGCGGATGGAGTGACCTCTGATCAGATCGTCGCCGACCTGTTGACGAAGACGGATACCGCGGCGAAAGTGGCGTGA
- a CDS encoding four helix bundle protein: protein MARALTTYRDLDVWKRSIDLVVSVYGVTKSFPDTERYALTSQTQRAAVSIPANVAEGYGRSHRREYLQHISIARGSLAELETHLIIAVKLGYISREQIKATWNLAQDVGKMLIKLHSSLTSPVSKAAS, encoded by the coding sequence ATGGCCAGAGCCTTGACTACGTATCGTGACTTAGATGTCTGGAAGAGGTCGATTGATCTGGTTGTCAGTGTATATGGTGTAACGAAAAGCTTTCCGGACACGGAAAGGTACGCTCTAACGTCGCAGACGCAGCGCGCTGCCGTATCTATACCGGCCAATGTTGCCGAAGGATACGGTCGATCGCACCGGCGCGAATATCTTCAACATATTTCCATCGCGCGAGGTTCGTTGGCGGAACTCGAGACCCACCTCATTATCGCGGTCAAGTTGGGATACATTTCTCGCGAACAAATCAAGGCAACGTGGAACTTGGCGCAGGACGTTGGAAAAATGCTCATTAAGCTGCATTCATCGTTAACTTCGCCAGTTTCAAAGGCAGCATCATGA
- a CDS encoding DUF58 domain-containing protein: MTPATSATLLSAEFLQRLERLALLARKSQLGMAKGERKSKRKGSSVEFADYRDYVQGDDLRHVDWNIFGRLESLYLKLFQEQEDLTVHLLIDASRSMGFGTPSKIDLATKLAAAVGYIGLVGYDRVSAESFADGMTHRLAPCRGRAHAGKLLTFLSEVRADGKTALEDSTKSYVLRNRAKGVAVLFSDFLDRKGYEGCLRRLLQSGSDCYAVHVLSREEIDPPIAGDLKLLDSEYAMHVEVSASPSLLKRYKRNLEGFCESIRKYCLARGIGYIFAPSDESLERLTLDALRRGGMFK; this comes from the coding sequence ATGACGCCGGCAACCTCAGCCACTCTCCTCTCCGCAGAATTCCTCCAGCGCCTGGAGCGGCTTGCCTTGCTGGCGAGGAAATCGCAGCTCGGCATGGCGAAGGGAGAACGCAAGAGCAAACGCAAAGGAAGCAGTGTCGAGTTCGCGGACTATCGAGATTACGTGCAAGGCGACGATCTGCGCCATGTTGACTGGAATATCTTCGGGCGGTTGGAGTCGCTATACCTGAAACTCTTCCAGGAGCAAGAAGACTTAACCGTTCACTTACTGATTGACGCAAGCCGATCGATGGGGTTTGGCACTCCGTCGAAGATTGACTTGGCGACAAAACTGGCCGCGGCCGTTGGGTACATCGGGTTGGTTGGGTATGACCGGGTGTCCGCCGAGTCGTTTGCGGACGGAATGACGCACCGGCTCGCGCCGTGCCGCGGGCGCGCGCACGCGGGAAAGCTGCTGACGTTTCTTAGCGAGGTGCGCGCGGACGGCAAAACGGCATTGGAAGACTCGACAAAATCATATGTCCTGCGTAACCGCGCAAAAGGCGTCGCGGTGCTGTTCTCGGACTTTCTCGACCGGAAAGGCTACGAGGGTTGCCTTCGCCGGTTGCTGCAGTCGGGATCGGATTGTTATGCGGTCCATGTGTTGTCACGCGAAGAAATCGATCCGCCGATCGCCGGCGACCTGAAGCTGCTCGACAGCGAATACGCGATGCACGTGGAGGTCAGCGCGAGTCCGTCGTTGCTTAAACGCTACAAGAGAAACCTCGAAGGTTTTTGCGAAAGTATTCGGAAGTATTGTCTCGCGCGTGGCATCGGGTACATTTTTGCGCCGAGCGACGAATCGCTCGAACGGCTCACGCTCGATGCCCTGCGCCGCGGGGGGATGTTCAAATGA